In a single window of the Scyliorhinus canicula chromosome 1, sScyCan1.1, whole genome shotgun sequence genome:
- the mrpl57 gene encoding ribosomal protein 63, mitochondrial, protein MFLTAFLLRKGIPGKQWIGKYRRPRQITWQMTRNLVKRLEIERETEYWLSRPWMTVEQERGHAAQRRAERWEAFKIAKSANFPESKYIEEHLKHLNVTKKWGM, encoded by the coding sequence ATGTTTCTTACAGCATTTTTGCTTCGGAAAGGAATTCCAGGTAAACAGTGGATAGGAAAGTACAGACGCCCTAGACAAATTACCTGGCAAATGACGCGTAATTTAGTTAAAAGACTGGAAATCGAAAGGGAGACAGAGTACTGGCTGAGTCGCCCCTGGATGACCGTGGAGCAGGAAAGAGGCCATGCAGCACAACGCAGAGCTGAACGTTGGGAAGCCTTCAAAATTGCCAAATCTGCAAACTTCCCCGAATCCAAGTATATTGAAGAGCATTTAAAACACCTAAATGTAACCAAAAAATGGGGCATGTGA